ATCCCCTCCTTTGGGGAGCCACCCGAGGGTCTCGccggggagggcagcagctccccagggaccAGCACAGCCTGGATCTCATTAGCCTGAACAAGGAAGCATTTATTAACGTGGATCTTGTTCGAGTTACACGGCGTGCACCTGCCCCGGCcggcagcagagcccagctgcttTCCCAGGGCGCGGGGGCACGGGGCATGGCCCTGGGGTGCGTGGTGCATGGCAGTGGGGTGCCCAGGGCATGGCACTGCCTTTGGGTTGTGTTAGGGTGCATGcgtggtgcctggggttggGGCCGATACGGGAGTTTTAAAGCCACGGAAATCCCCACGGCACTGTTCTGGGACTTAGTTCGAAGCAGTTGGTTTGGGGACCCAACTTTCACTGCCTGCATCCCTGTAATCCCCCACAGCTGAGTCCCCCCCCCACTGCGGATTGAAGCGTGGGGTCAcatcccccttccctccctccctcctcctggcACCGAGCTCTCATTAACGGGAGGATTAACGTGCgcgggcagggagcagcccaggcCACTGCGGGCACCGTGCGCCCTGGGAGGGGACATGGCAGGGCCGAGGGCAGCTCCCCGCAGGgaccccagctctgcagcccctgggcaccGGAGGGCTCCTAAACACCTCCGTGCTCCGGGAGCCCTGAGCAAGCAGCCAGCCCATGCTGCGTGAGCGTGGTGCAACCTCCCCTCGCCTTCGCTGCAGCAAACCCTGCTCGGAGCGTGATGGGTTGGCCAAGGACCATGCTCCCCCCGTCCCTCGGGCCGGCCAGCGTCACACCGCGCCTCGCCTGATTGCCCCCGACAGCAGCCCTAATTGTTCCCATCGGGTCGGTGCGGGGCCGCGGCACAGACGTGCCCTGTGGAGGGGCTGTGGTGGGGGCTCCGGGGGCCCCCACTTTGCTCCTGGGGCTCCGGGGCCCTGCGCCCGCTGCTGGGACCTGATGCGATGCGGCCACCGGGGCCGAGCTGTTCCCAGGGTCCCCGAGCCACCTCCGCGGCGTGCAGGGGAGCCCCACGGGCAGCAACCCTCGGGGCTGGCAGCTCGGCATCTCCGCTGATGTGTAACGGCCTAATGAGATTAATGAGGGTGAGCGGGGCCGGTATGCAGCCGGGGCCGCCCTCATTAGCACAGCCCTGCTTGGGAGCGCCCTGCCCCGCGCCGGGGCCGCTGCTTTCCCTGCgcagggcttggggctgggcCAGGACGGGTCCCTCGGCTGCCCCATCCTGGGCTGCGGCTTTTGGGGTGGTCCCGAGCTTGGCTGGGTGACAGCGGCCACCACGGTGACGGTGGCCCTGGGGGAAGGCAGTCGGGagaggtgggtgctgctgggggtgagCCCCTCTCCTGCGCTGAGCAGCTCTGGAGCGAGGGGAGCCCAGGAGAAAAGTGGCTTTCACGGTAAATCAACCCCGTGCTCTGCAAACAGCGGCTGGGGAGCATGGCTGAAAGCCACTATTAACGCCCCGCACATGAAAGCACCGGGAAAGGTCCAAGAAATCCTAACGTGCTGCACAGACACGGCACACGGGGGGTGGAACAGGAGCCAGCTCTGCTTGGTGCCGCAAGCACGGGGCCGTGGGCCCGGGGGGATTCCGGGGGCGTCGATGCTGTGGGATGGGGTCTGTCTGTGTCTGTCCACGCTGCGCTGCGGGCAGccctctgcttttgctgtgctgcctgtgcagcTGCGGGCTCAGCCCCGTGCACGATGGGGGTCCCGGTGCACATTCGGTGATGGGGTCCCGGTGCACGCGTGGCAATGGGGGTCCCGGTGCACACACTGTGCCGCTCCCAGCTCTCACGCCTGCAGCCCACCTCTGTgccgggcagggggaggaaggggctcGGGACCAGCAGGAACGCCCAAGGCAAACAAACGCGGTGCGGGGAGAGGATTTGCAGATTATCACaaatctgcagcagcagcccagggcctgGCCAGCGGGGACGAAGTGAGCAGGGCTCCCCGACGGGCTGCCTGCAAGCCCTGGTCCCCGCTGGGTGCCGTCCCTCATGGGGgccctggcagcccccagccccggctgcgtGCTGGccggagctggggctgcttcGTTTTGGCAGTGGACGTGTTTGGGGCTGCGCTGGCTGATTGTGGGGGTCGGCGTCCTGCGGTCGGGCAGCTGGGATGTGTCTGGGGATGGGCGCGGGCGGTGGCGCAGGTGAGTGGAGCTGTTCCTTCAGCACCTGCCTCACCTGAGCCGCCCTGCACGCTCCTGCACACCCCTTACTCTCCCCTGCACGCCCCTGGGCACCCATCCTGCAGCCAGCCGGAGCTGGGCAGACGTCCCCGCACACCCCTGGGACACTTTTGCTcatggcagcagccaggctgggggtgctgcagccGAGCGTGCCACCCCACCGCTGGGTCCCCGCCGTACACGCCTGGAACGCGTCAGATCAGATGCGTGCCCCCAGTCAGGCCAACGACCCAAACCAGCTTCCTCTGGGCTGCGGAGCCTGGGTGAGGCTGTGCTGACAACTGCAGCGTGCGCTCATCCCGCGGGCAGGCGCCCGGGATAAGGCTGCTCCGGAGACAGCTCCGCGGGAGGGGACATGAGGGGCTCCGCTGCATCCCCCCGAGGAGCCCCTCTCTGCTCCAGGCGGGTGGCAGCAGCGTGGCCGCGTTCTCCAGGCAGTAATTCCCTTGTAATGTGAATCCAGCGACGCTTTCCTCCTGGCCGTGGCTCCTGGCCGGGAGCGGAGCTGTGGGGCCGCTCCGGAGGCTGCTGGCGGGAGCCAGGGCTGTGCCGGGCGCGAggccaggcaggcaggaggaagaggaggggttTGGCGAGCGCTGCTGGAGGAACGGGACGTGCTCGTGCCCCACAGAACTGCGCGGGGATGGGGCAGGATGCTGGCACAggaccccccagccccgcaccctGAGGCCTGTGTCCGTCTCCCCGCAGGGACCTGAAGAACAACCTGATCAGCACGGTGCAGCCCGGCGCCTTCCTCGGCCTCCCTGAGCTGAAGCGCCTGTAAGTGCCTGCgagggctgcccaggggggcTGGGGTCAGCGGGGTGTCCCCACTGCTGATGTCCCCTCCGCTTGCCTTGCAGGGACCTCTCCAACAACCGCATCGGCTGCCTGAGTGCCAGCGTCTTCCAGGGGCTCTCCAGCCTCCTCCGGCTGTAAGTGGCACCCTGGGGCTCCCGGCCAGCCCCGTCCCTCGCTCCCTGAGAGGCCACCGAGTGCCAGCCGAAAGCCACCGTGTCCTCTGCGCTGTGCATCGGGCAATGGGGGCCCCGTGTCAGCAGGCTGCGGCAGGGGGCTTGGACTCCTGGGTCCCCTCCTGGTGTCTGGGGCACAGCCCGGAGCCCCGCCTGTAGCAGTGGGTGACACCGGGAGCCTCAGGACATGGCGAGGGGCCTGGGTTTCCAGAGGTGTCCGATGGGTCCCGGTCCCCTCCAtgccctctttctttcctgtcttgCAGCAACATGTCAGGGAACATTTTCTCCAGCCTCCCGCCCGGTGTCTTCGACGAGCTTCCCTCGCTGAAAGTCGTGTGAGTACGCAGCCCGTGCCACCACATCCGTCCCCGTGCCCAGCTGCACACCCAGCACCGGGTGCGAGCGCAGGGCACatcccctcctcctgctgcgTGCACGGCTGCGCCGCCCCCTCCAGCCGCAGCGCCCGTGACGCCGGCCCTTGCAGGGACTTCGCCACCGAGTACCTGACGTGCGACTGCAACCTGCGCTGGGTGCTGCCCTGGGCCCGCAACCGCTCGGCGCAGATCTCGGACCGGACGCTGTGCGTCTACCCCCGGCACGTGCACGCGGTCCCGCTGCGCGGCGCGCGCGACAGCCAGCTGCGCTGCGGTgagcgggggccgggggcgcaggcgggcggcgcggccgggGTCAGGGGGGGCTCACCCGGCCgcctgtgtcccccccccgcaGTGGGCGCCCCGGAGCTGCACACCCACCACCTCATCCCGTCACTGCGCCAGGTGGTTTTCCAGGGCGACCGGCTGCCCTTCCAGTGCACCGCCACCTACCTGGACAACAGCACCCAGATCCGCTGGTACCACAACCGCGAGCCGGTGGAGGAGGACGAGCGCACGGGCGTCATCGTGGAGGAGAGCCTCATCCACGACTGCACCTTCATCACCAGGTCGGGACGGGGAtgggggcaccgggggctggCTGGTTTGTGGGTGCCGAGCGCCGCGGGTGGGACACGGGTGACACGTCCCCTCTGCCCGCAGCGAGCTCATCCTCTCCAACATCCACGTCTCCGCCAACGGCGAGTGGGAGTGCGCCGTCTCCACCTCCCAGGGCAACGTCAGCAAGAAGGTGGAGATCGTGGTGCTGGAGACCTCCGCGTCCTACTGCCCCGCCGAGCGGGTCACCAACAACCGCGGGGACTTCAGGTAGGGACTGGTGGCAGCACGGCCACGCGGGACGGGGCTGCGCATGGTGGGGAGCCCCCTCGTCCCCCCGTGTGCGGTGCATGCCGGGGCAGGGGGCTCGCCGCAGGCGGGGGCCCGCAGGTGACCAGGCGTCTGGTAGCAATTAGCAGCCGCGGGGAGCGCGAGCGCCTTTGAAGGGCTTCCCGTGCCGGCAGCGCAGCccggctccagcagcagaggtgtTGGAATTTCTCTGGCACGAGACGAAAGGCTCCGGGCGCCCGCCGTAACCTCAGCGGGGCCGTTACGGGATATAAATTACTGGTACAGTCAATGTGGCTTAAATTAGCGGTGCCCCCCCTGCCTTTTCTGTGCGGAGCCGAGCGGGATTTGGGATTAGGGGGACGGCAGCTTTCTGGGGAGCATCGCCCCGCGGTCACGGTGTCTCCATGCGTCCAGGTGGCCCCGCACCTTGGCGGGCATCACCGCCTACCAGTCGTGCCTGCAGTACCCCTTCGCCTCGGGGCCAGCGAGCGGGGGCCCGGCGGCGGAGAAGCAGGCGTCCCGGCGCTGCGACCGCGCAGGGCGCTGGGAGGAGGGCGACTACTCCCACTGCCTCTACACCAACGACATCACCCGTGTGCTCTACACCTTCGTGCTGGTGAGCCGGGGGCTCGGCCCCGCTGTGTTTGCCCAGGGAGGGGCCGGGCACGGCCGGTGACcgtccccccccaccccgcagATGCCCATCAACGCCTCCAACGCCCTGACCCTGGCCCACCAGCTGCGCGTCTACACGGCCGAGGCTGCCAACTTCTCGGACATGGTTGATGTCCTCTACGTGGCCCAGATGATAGAGAAGTTTATTGGCTACGTGGACCAGATCAAACAGGTAGCATCGCTCCCgttcccttccccagccctgccgggtGCTTTTTTTGGGGTTAAAGCGTGAATTGGGGTGTTtgctgctggggatggctgAACGGGAGCGAACCGCAGCTGATGCCGCCCGCTCTCCTCGCAGCTCACGGATGTGATCGTGGAGATGGCCAGCAACATCATGCTGGTGGACGACCACATCCTGTGGATGTCgcagaaggaggagaaggccTGCACCAGCATCGTGCGCTCCCTGGAGAAGATCGCCGCACACACGCTCAGCAGCAACTCCCAGCACATGGCAGTGGTGAGCCCGGCTGGAGCGCGGGTGGGGGGCTCTGCTCGTGCTGGGTGGGGGTCTCTGCCCGTGCCAGGGCTGACGGCTGCCCTGTGCCCGGCAGAACTCACGCAACATCGCCTTTGAGGCGTATGTGGTGAAGCCCGAGAGCTACGTGGGGCTGAGCTGCGTGGCTTTCCAGCGGCAGGACGGGGGTCCCGCCGGGCGCAGCCCCCCGGCCGAGCGGGCGGCCGAGCCGCAGCCCGACCAGCAGCTGCGGCTGCGCTGCACCACGGGGCGCCCCAACGTCTCCCTGACCAGCTTCCACATCAAGGTATGGGTCACCTGGGGGGTGGGTCGGGAAGGGCTGGCCCGTGCTCACCGGTGCCCGTGCGCCCCGCAGAACAGCATCGCCCTGGCCTCCATCCAGCTGCCGCCCAGCCTCTTCGCCAGCCCCGTCCCGCCGGCCCCGCTGGCCGActgcaagctgcagctgctggtctTCCGCAACGGAAAGCTCTTCTGCAGCACCGGCAACTCCTCGCGCCTGGCGGACGACGGCAAGCGCCGCAGCGTGGCCACGCCGGTCATCTACGCGGGGACGTGTAAGGGCTgcgtgctgggggggctgctggtCGCTGGGGATGGGGGCTCCTAGGgtgctttccctgctgctcctgcagagcagagccatcTCGGGGGGGCGGCTGTGCTCCTGAAGGGGTCCTCGTGGGGAGGGGGTGACAGCAGAGGGGTGGCAACGTGCCCGCGTGGTGGGTCCCCAGTGTCTGTCCCCCGGGGTGCAGGCAGAGGGCTGTCCGGTGCTTCTTGTCCTGCTCACTCCGTTCCTCTGCCATCGCAGACGGCTGCGGCGTCGGAAACCTGACGGAGCCGGTGGCCGTGTCGCTGCGGCACCCCGGGGAGGGCGCAGACCCCGTGGCCGCCTACTGGAACTTCGAGGTGCTGGGGGGCATGGGGGGCTGGAGCGCCGAGGGCTGCCAGCTGGCCGCCCGGGAGCCCAACGTCACCTCCCTGCACTGCCGGCACCTCAGCAACGTGGCCGTGCTCATGGTAGGTGGGGGAAAaaggggctggggccggggggctgcacGGAGCGGGGTCTGACGGGCTGCGGGGcgccctgcaggagctgagcgGTTTCCCCAGCGAGGCGCGAGGCCCCGTGGAGGTGCTGCACCCGGCCATGTACACCTGCAcggccgtgctgctgctctgcctcttcaCCACCATCATCACCTACATCGTCAACCACGGGTGAGTGTTTGGAGCCGGCTGCAGCCACGACTGGCGGGGCTGTGCCTGCGCGGGCAGCCGGGGGAGCTCCCTGCTCGTGTGTGCAGCGACCGCCCAGCCCTCTCCGGCCGGGCTGCAGCTCACCGCTGCCCTTCTGCTCTCTTCCAGCACCATCCACATCACGCGCAAGTGCTGGCACATGCTGCTTAACCTCTGCTTCCACATCGCCATGACGTCCGCCGTGTTCGCGGGGGGCATCACCCTCACTGGCTACCTGATCGTCTGCCAGGCGGTACGTGCCCCCGCGGCAGGCGCACCGCAGGGGGACACGGGCACATCTGCAGCGTCCCCCTCTGACCGTAGCGCCTCGTCCCGCAGGTCGGCATCATTTTGCACTACTCCTCCCTGTCCACGCTGCTGTGGATGGCGGTGAAGGCCCGGGTTCTGTACAAGGAGGTGACCTGGAGGGCGCCCCGGCAGCCGGACGGGGACGCGGCGCAGCCGGCCCCTCGGCCCATGCTACGGTACCGATGTCCCCTTGCCCCAGCCCtgcggggcagcagcagcactgcccctgcccccagccccgacCGCCTGCTGGGACCCCCGGGCTGGGCAGGATCAGCTCCTGCCTGTCCAGAAGCTGCCGCCCAGCCCGTGCCCGGTGTGCAGCgacctccttcctcccctcgcAGGTTCTACCTGATCGCCGGCGGCATCCCGCTCATCATCTGCGGCATCACGGCAGCCGTCAACATCCACAACTACCACGACAACAACCCCTAGTAGGTGGCCTGCCGCTCCCCGCCCTCCTCCCTCGTGCTGGGCAAGGGGAGCCGGCGGCACGAGGAACTTGGGCACATTTGGGAAGGGTTGGTGGGATCGCCCCTGGGGGCTCTCCATTTACTGGGAAACGACGTGGAGGCAGGCCCGGGCTGCAGCCACGGCGAGGTGGGCTCAGCACCAAGGTGCTGCGGTGCGCGGCCAGAGCACTGCTGACGGAagccccttctctccctcccagctgctggctggtgtGGCGGCCCAGCCTGGGCGCTTTCTACGTCCCCGTGGCCTTCATTCTGCTCGTCACCTGGATGTATTTCCTCTGCGCCGGGCTCAACCTCCAGTGCCGGCCTTCCCCCCAGAAAGAAGTCCCCGAGCCGCTGGAGACGCCGCCAAGGCTGGGGGGCGGTGGTGGCGACCTGCTGACGGACTCGGGCTCCATCTCGGTCACGCTGAACTCGGGGCCCTCGTGCCCCGAGGCGGACGGCGTCTACTCCCTGAAGGTGCAGCTCTGGGCGCTGGTCACCAC
The Oxyura jamaicensis isolate SHBP4307 breed ruddy duck chromosome 22 unlocalized genomic scaffold, BPBGC_Ojam_1.0 oxy22_random_OJ73001, whole genome shotgun sequence DNA segment above includes these coding regions:
- the ADGRA2 gene encoding adhesion G protein-coupled receptor A2 gives rise to the protein MRGRWRGAAAALALLLLAAGGGAAAARGCPVQSLGCKCAAERHKASGPPAPRRRVLCSGGGLPAPPEPRLLPDGTATLLLSNNKITVLENGSFFGLRALEKLDLKNNLISTVQPGAFLGLPELKRLDLSNNRIGCLSASVFQGLSSLLRLNMSGNIFSSLPPGVFDELPSLKVVDFATEYLTCDCNLRWVLPWARNRSAQISDRTLCVYPRHVHAVPLRGARDSQLRCVGAPELHTHHLIPSLRQVVFQGDRLPFQCTATYLDNSTQIRWYHNREPVEEDERTGVIVEESLIHDCTFITSELILSNIHVSANGEWECAVSTSQGNVSKKVEIVVLETSASYCPAERVTNNRGDFRWPRTLAGITAYQSCLQYPFASGPASGGPAAEKQASRRCDRAGRWEEGDYSHCLYTNDITRVLYTFVLMPINASNALTLAHQLRVYTAEAANFSDMVDVLYVAQMIEKFIGYVDQIKQLTDVIVEMASNIMLVDDHILWMSQKEEKACTSIVRSLEKIAAHTLSSNSQHMAVNSRNIAFEAYVVKPESYVGLSCVAFQRQDGGPAGRSPPAERAAEPQPDQQLRLRCTTGRPNVSLTSFHIKNSIALASIQLPPSLFASPVPPAPLADCKLQLLVFRNGKLFCSTGNSSRLADDGKRRSVATPVIYAGTYGCGVGNLTEPVAVSLRHPGEGADPVAAYWNFEVLGGMGGWSAEGCQLAAREPNVTSLHCRHLSNVAVLMELSGFPSEARGPVEVLHPAMYTCTAVLLLCLFTTIITYIVNHGTIHITRKCWHMLLNLCFHIAMTSAVFAGGITLTGYLIVCQAVGIILHYSSLSTLLWMAVKARVLYKEVTWRAPRQPDGDAAQPAPRPMLRFYLIAGGIPLIICGITAAVNIHNYHDNNPYCWLVWRPSLGAFYVPVAFILLVTWMYFLCAGLNLQCRPSPQKEVPEPLETPPRLGGGGGDLLTDSGSISVTLNSGPSCPEADGVYSLKVQLWALVTTHALYVALWTFGAVAVSQRWYLNIIFSCLYGVTAVALGLFIFIHHCVRRRDVLSSWFSCCPSYRDALPMQAYVHPGAAALGGSQVFIGCDPEAARSAESSSSPSSAGSAAGRCKLTNLHVAQSQAEARPASCEEPEPDGKSSGAGRHASNLHGRRTHKGRTKQYREGKHHRLKMLRGPSSEQPSSESGSVHNSHSESYHSSRNSPLNGSRAGLRPPAPQEGETAPSQSEGSDGGRRAPDFTEARRRSASRDNLRQAGAVEKETKRRSYPLNVASHNGGLKGSKYDVNLASADSVAGMRTGLWKSETTV